In Arthrobacter sp. SLBN-112, a genomic segment contains:
- a CDS encoding protein phosphatase 2C domain-containing protein, with product MNQHPASVSSTIQPGPGLSLTYGYGTDRGLRRELNEDSYIAADPVFAVADGMGGHEAGEIASGLCVRALAGIPQLATGERSITASVLQQYLVRADNSIREAAGARAGTTLTGAVVVEQMGMPYWLVLNIGDSRTYRLSQGRFEQISVDHSEVQELVDAGEITAQEAAVHPRRHVVTRALGTGDETEADYWLLPVEEGDRVLVCSDGLTGELADEDILRILSTVAQPQDAVDALIQAALRSGGRDNVTAIVVDARNVANDDGAGTTAPRFSPGDGDEETLPRPLANGAVTQPLPEQAETGADGEGERDDDLR from the coding sequence ATGAACCAGCACCCCGCCAGTGTTTCCTCCACCATCCAGCCGGGGCCGGGCCTCAGCCTCACCTACGGCTATGGGACGGACAGGGGACTCCGCAGGGAGCTGAACGAGGATTCCTACATCGCCGCGGATCCCGTCTTCGCCGTGGCCGACGGCATGGGCGGCCACGAGGCCGGCGAGATAGCCAGCGGCCTGTGCGTGCGGGCCCTGGCCGGGATTCCGCAGCTCGCCACGGGGGAGCGGAGCATCACGGCGTCGGTCCTCCAGCAGTACCTGGTGCGGGCGGACAACTCTATCCGTGAGGCCGCCGGAGCCCGCGCCGGCACCACCCTCACGGGAGCGGTCGTCGTGGAACAGATGGGCATGCCGTACTGGTTGGTGCTGAATATCGGCGATTCCCGCACCTACCGCCTCAGCCAGGGCCGGTTCGAGCAGATCAGCGTAGACCACTCAGAGGTCCAGGAGCTCGTGGACGCGGGGGAGATCACCGCCCAGGAAGCCGCCGTGCATCCCCGACGGCACGTTGTCACCCGGGCCCTGGGCACGGGGGATGAGACGGAAGCTGACTACTGGCTCCTGCCGGTCGAGGAGGGAGACAGGGTCCTGGTCTGCTCCGACGGGCTGACCGGGGAACTGGCGGACGAGGACATCCTCCGCATCCTCAGCACCGTGGCCCAGCCTCAGGACGCGGTGGACGCCCTGATCCAGGCCGCCCTGCGCAGTGGGGGCAGGGACAACGTCACGGCCATCGTGGTGGACGCCAGGAACGTAGCGAACGACGACGGCGCCGGCACCACCGCGCCGCGATTCAGCCCGGGGGACGGGGACGAGGAGACGCTGCCGCGTCCGCTGGCCAACGGAGCCGTGACGCAGCCCTTGCCCGAACAGGCGGAGACCGGCGCGGACGGCGAAGGGGAACGCGACGATGACCTGCGCTAG
- a CDS encoding RDD family protein — protein sequence MTSDADRCPRCQQTIRAGATFCAACGSPLPNRAARRNRTQTPGAHGVQAGARTVGAAHAPGIPGTIPVVERPAAAQPAGIAYPGTAPAGTDPVSAGGSTRVGAAPGGGTGMAVNLELVPAAAGKRLGAAVIDWLPGVAVLVVTFAIGFAGITRTRSGGFIVYDTSSLVLFGGIGLGLTLAYLFVVLGLEARTGKTPGNLLMGIRSADQDGYAPGAGAVFLRGVITGAGILLALLAAVLVVVFKWFDAALFVLGPLLLLGAVWAVLVVVSSQWDKNGGLRAWNDTAAKTLMFDVKAGRDPIATGGIQGPYSFAPLDLPPVQQVLSPVAGAATAHAAAAQPPAPQPPHSQAPLPRTAPPQAAPLQTAPQFAPPQAPVPQAPQAPQAPAPSATMPSQTMPYTSPASFAPPPAQAAAYPAASRDAQPAPSHAAQPVGGSRGFAPGAPASTAGHRVAGPHVDDDVERTQVRPDAGGPAPVAVLRIRLDDGRDFQLDRSVLVGRNPVGQAGEQHAQLLAVDDPGRSISKTHLHLLTDGAGIWVTDRQSTNGSAVTTPDGLRTPLAPGVPTFVTPGSSVHFGDRTFYLGQA from the coding sequence GTGACTTCAGACGCCGACCGCTGCCCGCGCTGCCAGCAAACCATCCGCGCGGGCGCCACCTTCTGTGCTGCCTGCGGTTCGCCGCTGCCCAACCGGGCGGCCCGCCGCAACCGCACCCAGACCCCCGGCGCGCACGGCGTCCAGGCCGGGGCCCGGACCGTGGGCGCCGCGCACGCGCCGGGGATTCCCGGTACTATCCCGGTAGTAGAAAGGCCTGCGGCAGCCCAGCCGGCGGGCATCGCATATCCGGGTACCGCACCTGCGGGCACCGATCCGGTCAGTGCCGGCGGTTCCACCAGGGTGGGGGCCGCTCCAGGGGGAGGAACGGGAATGGCAGTTAACCTTGAGCTTGTTCCGGCTGCGGCGGGCAAGCGGTTGGGCGCTGCCGTCATCGACTGGCTGCCCGGCGTGGCAGTGCTGGTGGTGACGTTCGCCATCGGCTTCGCCGGCATCACCCGGACCCGAAGCGGCGGCTTCATCGTCTACGACACTTCATCCCTGGTGCTGTTCGGCGGCATCGGCCTCGGCCTGACACTCGCCTACCTCTTTGTGGTGCTCGGCCTGGAAGCCCGTACCGGCAAGACCCCCGGCAACCTGCTGATGGGCATCCGCAGCGCGGACCAGGACGGCTACGCGCCCGGGGCCGGCGCCGTCTTCCTGCGGGGAGTGATCACCGGCGCAGGCATCCTGCTGGCCCTGCTGGCTGCTGTCCTGGTGGTGGTTTTCAAGTGGTTTGACGCCGCCCTATTCGTCCTCGGCCCGCTGCTCCTGCTGGGTGCCGTGTGGGCGGTGCTGGTGGTGGTTTCCAGCCAGTGGGACAAGAATGGCGGGTTGCGGGCCTGGAACGACACCGCCGCGAAGACGCTCATGTTCGACGTCAAGGCAGGCCGCGACCCCATCGCCACCGGTGGCATCCAGGGCCCCTACAGTTTCGCGCCCCTGGACCTTCCGCCCGTCCAGCAGGTGCTGTCCCCGGTGGCCGGGGCCGCGACGGCCCACGCGGCTGCCGCGCAGCCACCCGCGCCGCAGCCGCCGCACTCGCAGGCTCCGCTGCCCCGGACCGCCCCGCCGCAGGCAGCTCCGCTCCAGACGGCACCCCAATTCGCTCCTCCGCAGGCTCCGGTGCCCCAGGCGCCCCAGGCGCCCCAGGCTCCGGCGCCGTCAGCCACCATGCCGTCGCAAACCATGCCCTACACCAGCCCTGCCTCCTTCGCGCCGCCGCCCGCGCAGGCCGCCGCGTATCCCGCAGCGTCCCGGGACGCACAGCCCGCCCCGTCGCACGCCGCGCAGCCGGTGGGTGGCAGCCGAGGGTTCGCGCCGGGGGCGCCGGCTTCCACCGCAGGCCACCGGGTGGCCGGGCCGCACGTTGACGACGACGTCGAACGCACCCAGGTGCGCCCGGATGCCGGCGGACCGGCCCCCGTGGCCGTCCTGCGGATCCGCTTGGACGACGGCCGCGACTTCCAGCTGGACCGCAGCGTCCTGGTGGGCCGCAACCCCGTGGGCCAGGCCGGGGAACAGCATGCCCAGCTTCTGGCCGTGGACGATCCCGGACGCTCCATCTCAAAGACCCACCTGCACCTGCTCACCGATGGTGCAGGGATCTGGGTGACTGACCGGCAGTCGACCAACGGCAGCGCCGTGACCACCCCCGACGGCCTGCGCACCCCCTTGGCGCCGGGCGTCCCAACATTTGTTACCCCGGGCTCCAGCGTGCATTTTGGAGACCGCACCTTTTACCTAGGACAGGCATGA
- a CDS encoding serine/threonine-protein kinase translates to MSSKRPVAPPPRIAGFNYISLLGSGGFSDVYLYEQDRPRRKVAVKVLLSDLKTEGARRRFESEANLMAQLSSHPYIVTIFEAEVTDDGHSYLAMEYCSRPSLDVRYRRQRFSVDEVLAVGIQVASAVETAHRAGIAHRDIKPANILVTDYNRPALTDFGISGTLAGDTDDDSGMSIPWSPPEQFRDGSVDGVMVDVWALGATLYTLLAGRSPFVMPGADNSQRELINRISNMALPRLGRADVPESLELALSTAMAKSAQSRYSSAHAFALALQRIQAELNLSVTPFEVLEEPQQEEGHPDDGTEETRVRSIAAIDPERTGSAPTFPARTRPNQPGGGTDATGPRGGAVPPSHFTPATPGQWQPAPSVPHLPAGPAAPEAADGARPGDWAQSTVLRGSAGAPHYGAAVTGPAGSGEDTAYTADATVQRSVKADEPPAAPEADHGKRNLWLAIAGGTLLALAAVVGIVVANSATGTSKAVETQQVSKPPADALDNGTVPDVEGLKGTIGADGEASFTWTNPQPKDGDTYKWKVYTIGGNSAEFTSVANPPVRIRPNPGGQTCIQVMIVRTDGAFSPMEEGSIACTGQ, encoded by the coding sequence TTGAGTTCCAAACGGCCCGTAGCGCCGCCGCCCCGGATCGCGGGGTTCAATTACATCAGCCTGCTCGGCTCGGGCGGGTTTTCCGACGTCTACCTGTACGAGCAGGACAGGCCGCGCCGGAAAGTCGCCGTTAAGGTGCTGCTCTCCGACTTGAAAACCGAGGGTGCCCGCCGGCGCTTCGAATCCGAGGCCAACCTGATGGCCCAGCTGTCCTCGCACCCCTACATCGTCACCATTTTCGAAGCGGAAGTGACCGACGACGGGCATTCCTACCTGGCCATGGAGTACTGCTCCCGGCCCAGCCTGGACGTGCGCTACCGGCGGCAGCGCTTCAGCGTCGATGAGGTCCTGGCCGTCGGCATCCAGGTGGCGTCCGCCGTCGAAACCGCGCACCGCGCCGGCATCGCCCACCGCGACATCAAGCCCGCCAACATCCTGGTGACGGACTACAACCGCCCGGCCCTGACCGACTTCGGCATTTCCGGCACCCTGGCAGGCGACACGGACGACGACTCGGGGATGTCCATTCCGTGGTCCCCGCCCGAGCAATTCCGCGACGGGAGCGTTGACGGCGTCATGGTGGACGTGTGGGCCCTCGGCGCCACCTTGTACACCCTCCTGGCCGGCCGCTCGCCCTTCGTCATGCCCGGGGCCGACAATTCGCAACGCGAACTGATCAACAGGATCAGCAACATGGCCCTGCCGCGGCTGGGACGGGCGGACGTGCCGGAATCCCTGGAACTGGCGCTGTCCACGGCCATGGCCAAGTCCGCGCAGTCCCGCTACAGTTCCGCGCACGCCTTCGCCCTGGCACTGCAGCGCATCCAGGCCGAACTCAACCTCTCCGTCACCCCCTTCGAAGTGCTGGAGGAACCGCAGCAGGAGGAGGGCCACCCGGACGACGGGACCGAGGAAACCCGCGTCCGCAGCATCGCCGCCATCGATCCCGAACGGACCGGCAGCGCACCAACGTTCCCCGCGCGCACCCGCCCCAACCAGCCCGGCGGCGGCACCGACGCAACCGGTCCAAGGGGAGGTGCCGTCCCGCCGTCGCACTTCACTCCCGCCACGCCGGGGCAGTGGCAGCCGGCCCCGTCCGTACCCCACCTTCCTGCCGGCCCCGCCGCGCCGGAAGCAGCCGACGGCGCCCGGCCGGGGGATTGGGCGCAGTCCACCGTGCTGCGGGGCAGCGCCGGGGCACCACACTATGGCGCGGCGGTCACCGGCCCGGCAGGCAGCGGGGAGGACACGGCATACACCGCTGACGCAACGGTCCAGCGGTCCGTGAAGGCGGACGAACCGCCGGCGGCTCCTGAGGCCGACCATGGCAAACGCAACCTCTGGCTCGCAATCGCCGGCGGGACCCTCCTGGCGCTTGCGGCTGTGGTGGGCATCGTGGTGGCCAATTCGGCCACCGGCACCTCCAAAGCTGTGGAAACCCAACAGGTCAGCAAACCTCCCGCGGACGCCCTGGACAACGGCACCGTGCCCGACGTCGAAGGGCTCAAGGGCACCATCGGCGCCGACGGGGAAGCCAGCTTCACGTGGACCAACCCGCAGCCCAAGGACGGGGACACCTACAAGTGGAAGGTGTACACCATCGGCGGCAACAGCGCGGAATTCACGTCGGTGGCGAACCCGCCGGTCCGGATCCGGCCCAATCCCGGCGGGCAGACCTGCATCCAGGTGATGATCGTGCGCACTGACGGTGCATTTTCACCCATGGAGGAGGGCTCCATCGCCTGCACCGGCCAATGA
- a CDS encoding FtsK/SpoIIIE domain-containing protein translates to MRIRLTLRREPADAKDLAVTVDGLATVADIATVLWAADPDRKGTPPPENLSLRIDEAFVGGGITGNVLARQDNLLESGLRPGSVVSLAQVSEQFHEPGASRGPAAATLRVLSGPDVGREFSLPTGTSYIGRDRDVDIRLTDPLTSKRHARITVADGIEIVDTNSANGLLMDGLPVTRATLNSSDTVTLGDTTVTVVPLGHNHAAAPTSPLVDFNRSPRVVPRFEVPTRVLPAGPKRPEDHPFPYIMLVAPLMMGAVIFAVTQNVLSMVFMLMMPLFIVGHYVDQKMRTRKQQKEQLKQFRASMAAFRQDLTELQQVERAVRLQEAPSVSDTVDAIYKLGPLLWTHRPEHSSFLGLRFGLGTAPSRVPLEEPSSNDTEVQYSREIQDCIKQFSEIEGVPVVSQLRTSGALGIAGARGLVDDVARGMVLQLVGLHSPAEVVLTAITSAQSRQRWDWLQWLPHVGSGHSPLGGDHLAAGSAGGSSLLARLEDLVDAREAAAKRAGPELRPGIDPAKHELEEPVLPAVLVIVEDDAPVDRGRLTRLAEQGPDSGVHVLWVATDIQALPAACRDFMVVDGDHGTTTGQVRLGRHTYPVSCESVDAGLAAQLARMLAPVVDVGKPVNDDSDLPRAVSYATLIGKDFLDNPQAVAERWTENNSVHATAVANRKDNGTLRALVGSKGIEPLYLDLKNEGPHALVGGTTGAGKSEFLQSWVMGMAAAYSPDRVSFLFVDYKGGAAFADCINLPHTVGLVTDLSPHLVRRALTSLRAELHYREQLLNRKKAKDLLALHREADPDAPPYLVIIVDEFAALANDVPEFVDGVVDVAARGRSLGLHLILATQRPAGVIKDNLRANTNLRVALRMADEEDATDILGVPDAAYFDPAIPGRGAAKTGPGRIQGFQTGYAGGWTTDKPQRPQIDIVEMAFGSGPSWEAPAPDKPAAPEPAGPNDIARMTSTIVHAADTLDIRPPRKPWLDELAKTYDFSKLPNPRTDEQLLLGVADDPVHQDQPTVFYEPDRDGNMAIYGTGGSGKSAALRGIAIAAAVTPRGGPVHVYGIDCGSSGLRMLEELPHVGEIINGDDVERVGRLLRLLRDIAELRSAQFAEVRASTIVEYRKLANRPHEKRIFVLVDGMSAFREAYEHSKLSGLWDIFLQLATDGRTLGIHLVVTGDRPNAVPASLLASIQRRLVLRLSSEDDYISMDVPRDVLTATSPPGRGLLDGLEVQLAVLGGNSNLALQAREVHKLSEAMQRQGLDTAPGIERLPDQVDLDVLPAGSPDLPVIGVDDESLQPAEVMARGPLLLAGPPGAGRTVALVTLAYSLRRSNPATELIYIGSRRSAVASLPIWNRSVVGPDDLAEVVEDLVEHSTGNPGSVAIFIEGLTEFTDTVAESGIAQLVTASLKADQWVIGESESSTWSSAWQLAQPFKSGRRGLLLNPGDIEGDSLLNTSLGRVSPDFIPGRGYVVGRGKARKIQVALPPENRD, encoded by the coding sequence ATGAGGATCCGCCTGACACTCCGCCGCGAGCCCGCCGACGCCAAGGACCTGGCCGTCACGGTGGACGGCCTTGCCACTGTGGCCGACATCGCCACAGTCCTGTGGGCGGCGGACCCGGACCGCAAGGGAACGCCCCCGCCGGAGAACCTCTCGCTGCGCATCGACGAAGCCTTCGTCGGCGGCGGCATCACCGGAAATGTCCTGGCCCGCCAGGACAACCTGCTCGAATCGGGCCTGCGCCCCGGTTCGGTGGTATCGCTGGCCCAGGTCAGCGAGCAGTTCCACGAGCCGGGCGCCAGCCGCGGACCGGCCGCCGCCACCTTGCGCGTATTGTCAGGGCCCGACGTCGGCCGCGAATTTTCGCTGCCCACCGGCACCAGCTACATCGGCAGGGACCGGGACGTCGATATCCGCCTGACGGACCCGCTCACTTCCAAGCGGCACGCCCGGATCACCGTGGCCGACGGCATCGAGATCGTTGACACGAACTCCGCCAACGGCCTGCTGATGGACGGGCTTCCCGTCACGCGCGCAACCCTGAACTCCTCCGACACGGTGACCCTGGGGGACACCACTGTCACCGTGGTTCCGCTGGGCCACAACCATGCGGCAGCGCCGACGTCGCCCCTGGTGGACTTCAACCGTTCCCCGCGGGTGGTACCTCGGTTCGAGGTGCCCACACGCGTCCTGCCGGCCGGCCCCAAGCGCCCCGAAGACCATCCCTTCCCCTACATCATGCTGGTGGCGCCGCTGATGATGGGCGCGGTGATTTTCGCGGTCACCCAGAACGTGCTCTCCATGGTGTTCATGCTGATGATGCCCTTGTTCATCGTGGGCCATTACGTGGACCAGAAGATGCGGACCAGGAAGCAGCAGAAGGAACAGCTCAAGCAGTTCCGGGCGTCCATGGCGGCGTTCCGGCAGGACCTGACTGAACTGCAGCAAGTGGAACGGGCCGTCCGGCTGCAGGAAGCGCCGTCGGTCAGCGACACCGTGGACGCCATTTACAAGCTGGGCCCGCTGCTGTGGACCCACCGCCCGGAGCATTCCTCGTTCCTGGGCCTCCGCTTCGGCCTGGGCACCGCACCGTCCCGCGTCCCGTTGGAGGAACCCTCCAGCAATGACACCGAAGTCCAGTACAGCCGCGAAATCCAGGACTGCATCAAGCAGTTCAGCGAGATCGAAGGCGTGCCCGTGGTCTCCCAGCTGCGGACCTCCGGTGCCCTGGGCATCGCCGGTGCCCGCGGGCTGGTGGACGATGTTGCCCGCGGCATGGTGCTCCAACTGGTGGGCCTGCATTCGCCAGCCGAGGTTGTCCTGACGGCCATCACGTCAGCCCAGTCGCGGCAACGCTGGGACTGGCTGCAGTGGCTGCCGCATGTCGGTTCGGGCCACAGCCCGCTGGGCGGGGACCACCTCGCGGCCGGCTCCGCCGGCGGGTCCTCCCTGCTGGCCCGGCTTGAGGACCTGGTGGACGCCCGCGAAGCCGCGGCCAAACGTGCTGGCCCGGAGCTGCGCCCCGGCATCGACCCCGCCAAGCACGAGCTGGAAGAGCCCGTCCTGCCCGCGGTGCTGGTCATCGTGGAGGATGACGCGCCGGTTGACCGCGGCCGCCTGACCCGGCTGGCCGAGCAGGGACCGGATTCGGGCGTCCACGTCCTGTGGGTGGCCACCGACATCCAGGCGCTCCCGGCTGCCTGCCGCGATTTCATGGTGGTGGACGGCGACCACGGCACGACCACCGGACAGGTGCGCCTGGGCCGCCATACCTACCCCGTCAGCTGCGAGAGCGTAGACGCCGGGCTTGCGGCCCAGCTCGCCCGGATGCTGGCGCCAGTGGTGGATGTGGGCAAGCCGGTGAACGACGACTCCGACCTGCCGCGGGCCGTGTCCTATGCGACCCTGATCGGCAAGGACTTCCTGGACAACCCGCAGGCGGTGGCCGAGCGCTGGACGGAAAACAACTCCGTGCATGCCACCGCCGTGGCAAACCGCAAGGACAACGGCACGCTCCGGGCCCTGGTGGGCTCCAAAGGTATCGAGCCGCTCTACCTGGACCTGAAGAATGAGGGCCCGCATGCCCTGGTGGGCGGCACCACCGGCGCAGGCAAGTCCGAGTTCCTGCAGTCCTGGGTGATGGGCATGGCCGCGGCCTACAGCCCGGACCGGGTCAGTTTCCTCTTTGTGGACTACAAGGGCGGCGCCGCATTCGCGGACTGCATCAACCTGCCGCATACGGTGGGCCTGGTCACGGACCTTTCCCCGCACCTGGTGCGCCGGGCCCTGACGTCCCTGCGCGCCGAGTTGCATTACCGTGAGCAGCTGCTGAACCGGAAGAAAGCAAAGGACTTGCTGGCCCTGCACCGCGAAGCTGACCCGGATGCCCCGCCGTACCTGGTCATCATCGTGGACGAGTTCGCCGCCTTGGCAAACGATGTTCCCGAGTTTGTGGACGGGGTGGTGGACGTGGCCGCCCGTGGCCGCTCCCTGGGCCTGCACCTCATCCTGGCCACCCAGCGGCCGGCCGGCGTCATCAAGGACAACCTCCGCGCCAACACCAACCTTCGCGTGGCCCTGCGCATGGCCGACGAGGAAGACGCCACCGACATCCTCGGCGTCCCGGACGCAGCCTACTTCGACCCCGCCATCCCCGGCCGCGGCGCAGCCAAGACCGGCCCGGGCAGGATCCAGGGGTTCCAGACCGGCTACGCCGGCGGCTGGACCACCGACAAGCCGCAGCGGCCGCAGATCGACATCGTGGAGATGGCCTTCGGGTCCGGTCCCAGCTGGGAAGCGCCCGCGCCCGACAAGCCTGCTGCGCCGGAGCCGGCCGGCCCCAACGACATCGCGCGGATGACCTCCACGATCGTGCACGCGGCGGACACACTGGACATCCGGCCGCCGCGCAAGCCGTGGCTGGATGAGCTGGCAAAGACCTACGACTTCTCCAAGCTGCCCAACCCCCGCACGGACGAACAGCTGCTGTTGGGCGTCGCGGACGACCCCGTCCACCAGGACCAGCCCACCGTGTTCTACGAACCCGACCGAGACGGCAACATGGCCATTTACGGCACGGGCGGCTCGGGCAAGTCGGCCGCACTGCGGGGCATCGCGATTGCCGCAGCTGTGACCCCGCGCGGCGGACCGGTGCACGTCTACGGCATCGACTGCGGCTCGTCGGGGTTGCGGATGCTTGAGGAACTGCCACACGTCGGCGAGATCATCAACGGCGACGACGTCGAACGCGTGGGGCGCCTGCTGCGGCTCCTGCGGGACATCGCCGAGCTGCGTTCCGCGCAGTTCGCCGAGGTGCGGGCGTCCACCATCGTTGAATACCGGAAGCTGGCGAACCGGCCGCACGAGAAAAGGATCTTCGTTCTGGTGGACGGCATGTCCGCCTTCCGCGAGGCCTACGAGCACAGCAAACTCTCCGGGCTCTGGGACATCTTCCTCCAGCTGGCCACCGACGGCCGCACCTTGGGCATCCACCTGGTGGTGACGGGGGACCGGCCCAACGCCGTGCCCGCCTCACTGCTGGCCTCGATCCAGCGCCGGCTGGTCCTGCGCCTGTCCTCCGAGGACGACTACATCTCCATGGACGTGCCCCGGGACGTCCTCACCGCCACGTCGCCCCCGGGCCGCGGGCTCCTCGACGGCCTCGAAGTCCAGCTGGCGGTCCTCGGCGGCAACTCGAACCTGGCCCTGCAGGCCCGCGAAGTCCACAAACTCAGCGAAGCCATGCAGCGCCAGGGCCTGGACACCGCCCCCGGGATCGAACGGCTCCCGGACCAGGTGGACCTGGACGTGCTGCCCGCCGGCAGCCCCGACCTGCCCGTCATCGGTGTGGACGACGAGTCGTTGCAGCCGGCCGAGGTCATGGCCCGCGGCCCGCTGCTGCTGGCAGGCCCGCCCGGCGCCGGGCGTACCGTGGCGCTTGTCACCCTGGCATACTCGCTGCGCCGGTCCAACCCCGCCACCGAGCTGATCTACATCGGTTCCCGCCGGTCCGCCGTCGCCTCGTTGCCCATCTGGAACCGGTCCGTGGTGGGCCCGGACGACCTCGCCGAGGTGGTGGAGGACCTGGTGGAGCACTCCACCGGCAACCCGGGATCGGTGGCGATCTTCATCGAGGGCCTCACCGAGTTCACCGACACCGTCGCGGAATCCGGAATCGCGCAGCTGGTCACGGCGTCCCTCAAGGCAGACCAGTGGGTGATCGGCGAGTCCGAGTCCTCCACCTGGTCCTCGGCCTGGCAGCTTGCCCAGCCCTTCAAATCAGGCCGGCGGGGATTGCTGCTGAACCCGGGGGACATCGAGGGCGACAGCCTGCTCAACACCTCCCTGGGCCGGGTCAGCCCCGACTTCATTCCCGGCCGTGGCTACGTGGTGGGACGCGGCAAGGCACGGAAAATCCAGGTGGCGCTGCCGCCTGAAAACCGGGACTGA
- a CDS encoding FHA domain-containing protein — MTCASYIPGTWLGVVRSGTAVLLGPESPAELAGALWELLAGRPEPHEVLAAVTSSSGGSLARIPSFGILDFNGPLRVFLRGNLDLRVEQPGGAVDLDGRDVTTWNERRFAVPGMCRLDIADGGPGDQPELPFGEGVVLLQALTLGVPSGPAAVTAPAAPERAAAMENPDAAEAPVDAEAPGQTKNPVVVEDVVAPENPVVVEDVVAPESPVGVESVVAGDAPGMGGGAGTAGRFTSPDPEEQEDLPGITLLPEHGASAETVLGVLDEDQEGLQVDDGPNPAAVGDAADPDATIAPGAIFAADPAVDAGTGDAVQPEDDAPPAGASESADAPPAVEMTTSYDHLWDRTVMRNIEDAAVREDPDANSGLVAVNPQPALTAAEQLPALGAAEDSSPAGQSSGPATAPGTAAVVSAGTDSSPNPTPDTGPGAQAPAPAPTGVLIDSVPWRTGGAASVPSSAGSAPNVGTPPAFAPPAGPEGSANADTAPAFPAGRPPAAGTPDQAPAAGFDPDHDGQTVMKSSLPGMAPHPAAPATGQDTAGGPMVLARVCPQGHANPPTRALCSACGGTLLPDAVQVARPRLGRVRLSTGDLLDLDQSMVIGRQPSVSRVQGGVMPRLVQVASPGGDISRSHVEVRLEGWHVMLCDLKATNGTVLVREGQPPRRLAQNEMAILLDGDIAELGDNISLRFEEIP; from the coding sequence ATGACCTGCGCTAGCTACATCCCCGGCACCTGGCTTGGCGTTGTCCGGTCCGGTACGGCCGTCCTCCTGGGCCCCGAGTCACCCGCCGAACTCGCCGGTGCCCTCTGGGAACTCCTGGCCGGCCGGCCCGAACCGCACGAGGTCCTCGCCGCCGTGACCAGCAGCTCGGGCGGATCGCTGGCCCGGATACCCTCCTTCGGCATCCTGGACTTCAACGGACCGTTGCGGGTCTTCCTGCGCGGCAACCTCGACCTCCGCGTGGAGCAGCCCGGCGGAGCCGTGGACCTGGACGGCCGGGACGTCACCACCTGGAACGAGCGCCGGTTTGCCGTCCCCGGGATGTGCCGGTTGGACATCGCTGACGGCGGCCCCGGGGACCAGCCCGAGCTGCCGTTCGGCGAAGGGGTGGTGTTGCTGCAGGCATTGACGCTCGGCGTCCCGTCCGGCCCCGCAGCGGTTACCGCCCCCGCGGCCCCGGAACGGGCCGCCGCCATGGAGAACCCGGATGCGGCAGAAGCCCCTGTTGACGCAGAAGCCCCGGGCCAGACGAAAAACCCGGTTGTCGTGGAAGACGTGGTTGCGCCCGAAAACCCGGTTGTCGTGGAAGACGTGGTTGCGCCCGAAAGTCCGGTCGGCGTCGAAAGCGTGGTTGCGGGGGATGCCCCCGGCATGGGCGGGGGCGCCGGCACGGCAGGCCGCTTCACCAGTCCCGACCCTGAGGAACAGGAGGACCTGCCCGGCATCACCCTCCTTCCCGAGCATGGTGCATCTGCCGAGACGGTGCTGGGAGTGCTTGACGAGGACCAGGAGGGGCTGCAGGTGGACGACGGACCCAACCCGGCAGCGGTCGGGGACGCGGCCGACCCCGACGCCACGATCGCCCCCGGCGCCATCTTCGCCGCTGACCCGGCGGTCGATGCCGGCACGGGGGACGCGGTTCAGCCGGAGGACGATGCGCCGCCGGCCGGTGCATCCGAATCGGCTGATGCGCCCCCTGCGGTGGAAATGACTACGTCCTACGACCATTTGTGGGACCGGACCGTGATGCGGAACATCGAGGACGCGGCAGTCCGTGAGGATCCCGACGCCAACTCCGGCCTCGTGGCCGTCAACCCGCAGCCTGCGCTGACGGCGGCCGAACAGCTCCCCGCCCTGGGCGCAGCCGAAGACTCATCCCCGGCCGGGCAGTCCTCCGGGCCCGCCACGGCGCCAGGAACCGCGGCGGTAGTTTCCGCTGGCACGGACTCATCTCCCAACCCCACCCCGGATACCGGCCCGGGAGCACAGGCTCCCGCCCCCGCTCCCACCGGCGTCCTCATCGACTCCGTACCGTGGCGCACCGGAGGAGCGGCGTCCGTTCCGTCGTCGGCCGGCTCCGCCCCAAACGTGGGGACGCCGCCTGCCTTCGCACCGCCAGCGGGCCCTGAAGGATCCGCGAACGCCGACACCGCACCCGCCTTCCCAGCAGGCCGGCCACCTGCGGCAGGAACTCCGGACCAGGCACCTGCCGCCGGATTCGACCCCGACCATGACGGCCAGACCGTCATGAAGAGCAGCCTCCCCGGCATGGCTCCGCATCCGGCGGCTCCGGCCACCGGCCAGGACACGGCCGGTGGACCGATGGTGCTGGCCCGGGTTTGTCCGCAAGGACATGCCAACCCGCCCACCCGCGCCCTGTGCAGTGCCTGCGGGGGCACCCTGCTGCCGGACGCCGTCCAGGTGGCGCGCCCCAGGCTGGGACGGGTGCGCCTGTCCACCGGCGACCTGCTGGACCTCGACCAGTCGATGGTTATTGGGCGGCAGCCGTCGGTATCGCGCGTCCAGGGCGGTGTGATGCCGCGGCTGGTGCAGGTGGCGAGCCCGGGCGGTGACATCTCCAGGTCCCACGTGGAGGTCCGGCTCGAGGGCTGGCACGTCATGCTCTGCGACCTCAAGGCCACCAACGGCACTGTCCTGGTGCGTGAAGGCCAGCCGCCGCGCCGCCTGGCCCAGAACGAGATGGCCATCCTGCTCGATGGCGACATCGCGGAGCTTGGCGACAACATCTCACTGCGTTTTGAGGAGATTCCTTGA